A region from the Malus domestica chromosome 07, GDT2T_hap1 genome encodes:
- the LOC103432925 gene encoding methionine--tRNA ligase, cytoplasmic — MAAKGSTSVSRKQLILSALCKHFSLDPKSLPENIAGDEVTSLYSTVLKSAKHGTSAQVNDGVVNWVRYAEGFPTDSQACSAALEGLNETLADVSVLLGNGFTPSEADAVVFSAVHSSVIGLSNTDRQKLPHLLRWVDYIQNKVDFGDVPEKIAVEKDKFDFRKLDELLGAKSAGKVEIDSNAKKTVQSTKTADKLGADLNTKKSDAGVKAAGEEKVTSDTKADKKATNEKTKSPETEAVEKDKEVSVSLLNIQVGLVRKAWKHPSADSLLVEEIDVGEAKLRQVVSGLAKYISPEELTNRHVVLITNVKPGKLRDVMSQGLVLCASSEDHTLVEPLLPPQGAKPGERVSFSGVDGKPEDVLNPKKKQLDKITPNLFTDDKGVATFKGIPFMTSAGPCTSSIPKGTIK; from the exons ATGGCAGCTAAGGGAAGTACCAGCGTAAGCAGAAAGCAATTGATTCTATCAGCTCTCTGCAAACACTTCTCTCTCGATCCT AAATCGTTGCCGGAAAACATCGCTGGCGATGAAGTCACGAGCTTGTACTCAACGGTACTGAAATCAGCCAAACACGGCACCTCAGCGCAAGTGAACGATGGG GTGGTGAATTGGGTGAGATATGCAGAGGGTTTTCCTACAGATTCCCAGGCATGCTCTGCAGCTCTCGAAGGGTTGAATGAAACCTTGGCTGACGTTTCAGTGCTTTTGGGCAATGGGTTCACACCCTCTGAAGCTGATGCTGTTGTGTTTTCTGCGGTGCATTCTTCTGTG ATTGGTCTTTCAAATACAGATAGGCAAAAGTTGCCGCATTTGTTGAGATGGGTGGATTACATCCAG AACAAGGTAGATTTCGGGGACGTACCTGAGAAGATAGCGGTAGAGAAGGATAAATTTGATTTTCGA AAGTTGGATGAATTGCTGGGAGCAAAAAGTGCAGGTAAGGTGGAAATTGATTCAAATGCAAAGAAGACTGTCCAAAGCACAAAAACCGCAGACAAACTAGGGGCAGACCTGAACACAAAGAAAAGTGATGCTGGG GTAAAGGCTGCAGGGGAAGAGAAAGTTACGTCGGATACGAAAGCAGATAAAAAAGCTACTAATGAGAAGACAAAATCACCAGAAACAGAGGCAGTTGAGAAAGACAAAGAAGTTAGTGTCAGTTTATTGAATATACAGGTTGGCCTTGTGCGCAAAGCTTGGAAGCATCCGTCTGCTGATAG TTTACTGGTCGAGGAGATAGATGTTGGAGAAGCTAAATTACGGCAAGTGGTCAGCGGCTTGGCAAAATATATCAGTCCAGAGGAGTTAACA AACCGTCATGTTGTGCTGATTACGAATGTGAAACCTGGGAAATTACGGGATGTGATGTCACAAGGACTG GTGCTATGTGCTTCTAGTGAAGATCACACCCTAGTAGAGCCTTTGCTTCCTCCACAAGGAGCCAAACCGGGGGAACGTGTATCATTTTCTGG GGTTGATGGAAAGCCAGAAGATGTGCTGAACCCAAAAAAGAAACAGCTGGACAAGATCACACCG AATCTTTTCACTGACGATAAGGGCGTGGCTACCTTCAAGGGTATCCCGTTTATGACCTCGGCCGGGCCTTGTACATCATCCATCCCCAAGGGAACTATCAAATGA
- the LOC103432928 gene encoding glycerol-3-phosphate dehydrogenase [NAD(+)] 2, chloroplastic produces the protein MAALLEPPPPFLNQLLPPNSTSTRPLPYNLRLGRPTNSPNHPTLLAATTPCCSAATSEQPIPQLPDPVPETALVRTRDRRRAVRLAWEKLVRWSRTWRSKTKTDVLERTNKVVVLGGGSFATAMASHVANRKSQMEVSILVRDAQVCQSINSNQCNRKYFPEHKLPENVIATTDAKAALLGADYCFHAVPVQFSSAFLEGIAEHVYPGLPFISVSKGLELNTLRTMSQIIPQALKNPRQPFIALSGPSFALELMNKLPTAMVVASKDKKLANAAQQLLACDYLRISTSSDVVGVEVAGALKNVLAIAAGIVDGMNLGNNCKTALVAQGCSEIRWLAMKMGAKPATITGLSGIGDIMLTCFVNLSRNRTVGVRLGSGEQLDDILSSMNQVAEGVSTAGAVIALAQKYKVKMPVLTAVARIIDNELTPKKAVLELMSLPQVEEV, from the exons ATGGCGGCGCTGTTAGAGCCACCACCGCCGTTTCTGAACCAGCTCCTTCCTCCCAACTCAACCTCCACACGTCCCCTTCCGTACAATCTCAGACTCGGAAGACCAACAAACTCTCCTAACCACCCCACACTCCTCGCCGCCACAACTCCTTGTTGCTCTGCCGCCACTTCCGAACAACCCATACCCCAATTACCCGACCCGGTTCCGGAGACAGCTTTGGTGCGGACCAGGGACCGGCGCCGGGCGGTCCGGTTGGCCTGGGAGAAGCTGGTCCGGTGGTCCAGGACCTGGCGCTCCAAGACCAAGACCGATGTTCTTGAACGCACTAACAAG GTGGTGGTGCTTGGAGGTGGGTCTTTCGCTACGGCAATGGCCTCCCATGTTGCAAATAGAAAATCCCAGATGGAAGTTAGCATACTGGTTCGTGATGCTCAAGTTTGCCAATCGATTAACAGCAACCAGTGTAATCG TAAGTACTTTCCAGAACACAAGCTGCCAGAAAATGTAATTGCAACAACTGATGCCAAAGCTGCTTTGCTGGGTGCCGATTATTGCTTTCATGCAGTCCCTGTGCAG TTCAGCTCAGCGTTTCTTGAAGGGATTGCAGAACATGTTTATCCAGGCTTGCCGTTCATATCAGTCAGCAAGGGTTTAGAGCTCAATACGCTGAGGACCATGTCTCAGATCATTCCTCAAGCATTGAAGAATCCCCGGCAACCTTTCATCGCACTATCAGGGCCTTCTTTTGCGCTGGAGCTGATGAATAAATTACCAACAG CAATGGTCGTAGCGTCGAAGGACAAAAAATTGGCAAATGCAGCTCAGCAGCTTCTGGCTTGTGACTATTTGAGAATCAGCACTTCAAG CGATGTCGTAGGGGTAGAAGTTGCAGGTGCTCTCAAGAATGTGCTCGCAATAGCTGCAGGGATTGTGGACGGGATGAATCTTGGTAATAATTGCAAGacagctcttgttgcacaaggaTGCTCTGAGATACGGTGGCTGGCAATGAAG ATGGGGGCGAAGCCGGCAACAATCACCGGTCTATCAGGAATTGGGGACATCATGCTTACATGTTTTGTGAACCTTTCCAGAAACAGAACAGTTGGGGTTCGTCTTGGATCGGGGGAGCAACTCGACGATATACTGAGTTCTATGAATCAG GTGGCAGAGGGTGTGTCAACAGCAGGAGCTGTGATTGCACTAGCGCAGAAGTATAAGGTGAAGATGCCGGTTTTGACAGCGGTAGCTCGGATTATTGACAACGAACTGACCCCGAAGAAAGCTGTTCTTGAGCTGATGAGCCTCCCTCAG GTTGAAGAGGTCTGA
- the LOC103432926 gene encoding two-component response regulator ARR17, whose product MESSSSSSKGFMANVEQPHVLAVDDSLVDRKLIEKLLTNLSCKVTTAENGASALEFLGLGDQHNSLESNVSNSKVNLVITDYCMPGMTGYELLKKIKESSIMKEVPVVIMSSENVPTRINKCLEEGAQMFMLKPLKQSDMKKLRYHLMNCSS is encoded by the exons ATggaatcttcttcttcctcctcaaagGGTTTCATGGCAAATGTGGAGCAACCTCATGTTTTAGCCGTCGATGACAGTCTCGTCGACCGAAAACTGATTGAAAAGCTGCTCACAAATTTGTCTTGCAAAG TGACAACTGCAGAAAATGGGGCAAGTGCATTGGAGTTTTTGGGCTTGGGAGATCAACACAATAGCTTGGAGAGTAAT GTCTCAAACTCAAAGGTAAATCTGGTAATAACTGACTATTGTATGCCAGGAATGACAGGCTATGAACTGCTCAAGAAAATCAAG GAATCATCAATCATGAAGGAAGTTCCAGTGGTGATTATGTCATCTGAAAACGTACCGACTCGGATTAACAA GTGCTTGGAGGAAGGAGCTCAAATGTTCATGCTAAAGCCACTCAAACAGTCAGACATGAAGAAATTGAGATATCATTTGATGAACTGCAGCAGCTAG